In Littorina saxatilis isolate snail1 linkage group LG8, US_GU_Lsax_2.0, whole genome shotgun sequence, a single genomic region encodes these proteins:
- the LOC138972287 gene encoding uncharacterized protein, with product MADSKCLFCEVRFSKPALLVPFQHTLEKLTGTSKDKTKGKAEIKDEEDEAKNEFFKIINSFLNAKEGSVLIHSDGDRNIDLFDQKVDGRLVTLIPDNALYQDVYERSFLDDNHLYYRVKPRSGQRPLSILDFNTKFAVSKGLVDPTQGQMRDFMKHVIEEEEKSPSFFEAYRGTAVLEKDQPAMLNSVESGSKPFRENICTQAKAYDQTDLKEFCWKKSKPYISAFSKIPGGGSVYIGIAEDKTGNIATGKLIVKGVNANEFDEQEMQEELLRRVGMEMMHIGRREPDNVIETEALPVLSDKSSVVIQIKVNYYHGIYFTSLDGPKLFTAKWKHSGLEVANIDVNIWLKHLNSWWELHVH from the coding sequence ATTCTAAATGCCTATTCTGCGAAGTTCGCTTCAGTAAACCAGCTTTACTTGTTCCCTTTCAACACACTTTGGAGAAGCTTACCGGAACGAGCAAAGACAAGACTAAAGGCAAGGCAGAAATAaaagatgaagaagatgaagCAAAAAACGAGTTTTTTAAAATCATCAACAGTTTCTTAAATGCCAAAGAAGGATCCGTTCTCATTCACTCCGACGGAGACAGAAACATCGATCTCTTTGATCAAAAAGTCGACGGCAGGTTGGTAACGCTTATCCCAGACAATGCTCTGTATCAGGATGTGTATGAACGAAGTTTCCTCGACGATAATCATCTGTATTATCGCGTGAAGCCTCGAAGTGGACAACGGCCACTCAGTATACTGGACTTCAACACTAAATTTGCCGTTAGCAAGGGATTAGTCGACCCGACACAGGGACAGATGAGAGATTTTATGAAACATGTGATTGAAGAGGAAGAGAAATCTCCTTCGTTCTTTGAAGCTTACAGGGGTACTGCTGTACTCGAGAAAGATCAGCCTGCTATGCTTAACTCAGTGGAATCTGGATCCAAACCCTTCAGAGAAAATATATGCACTCAAGCAAAAGCGTATGATCAAACGGATCTAAAGGAATTCTGCTGGAAAAAATCAAAACCATACATTTCAGCTTTCAGCAAAATTCCTGGCGGCGGTTCTGTGTACATTGGAATAGCAGAAGACAAAACTGGAAACATCGCGACCGGAAAACTGATCGTCAAAGGTGTAAATGCAAACGAGTTTGATGAACAGGAAATGCAAGAAGAACTGCTTCGGAGGGTTGGCATGGAAATGATGCACATTGGCAGACGTGAACCAGACAATGTAATTGAAACAGAAGCTCTGCCGGTACTAAGCGATAAATCTTCTGTTGTCATTCAAATAAAGGTTAACTATTATCATGGTATCTACTTCACTTCTCTAGATGGACCCAAACTGTTTACAGCAAAATGGAAACATTCAGGACTGGAGGTCGCGAACATTGATGTGAACATCTGGCTGAAACACCTCAATTCATGGTGGGAACTGCATGTTCATTGA